The following proteins are encoded in a genomic region of Sulfurimonas sp. HSL3-7:
- a CDS encoding 4Fe-4S binding protein, with amino-acid sequence MVDFIKRDKNDLFDKPLLGFLFKNRTFLMTLRVVVAAFFFYALYFGFAHPGKENIFTGALFWGIFWALFMVATLPSFGRIFCGICPHGFFGKYITKLGLKKTMPKWMQNRYIGILLLVIGWWGIYYTFPSFWKSPLATAAMFSGMTLLAFLFYYLYKEMSYCKYICPIGTLTRAYDKLSFTKLETYTDSCSECRTFECASACPYNLKPFSFAKKNQADDCTLCMECAGACEAVKFSITKPSEQLFSKFKTLNAEVWTYILILGSIPISMSFAHGLNRTNIADTMIWNRTAEYFGMSEYAGGFAFGYALLLTVFFSMLGLFLASKTLKKEYSTTFSTLGYGYAPLFILGSLGHTLGSFFTHDYQEIVTGFAQAFGFVAEVSPLAHRGDGWLGYFGLLKWIGVVWAFILIYKRLKLIEASRVRKIFGYVFASLLIFFFIGLNAYSGYVFKTYGAKQGGHGSHGAKSTMHGGTNRAKPAATAEWPAVKLKDDAPIYFTLSDPAQKAKAYGGGMGSHGAGGKGAVPTKKSWLAYGDDLKEKRTVPATDIEVFYYDTEQNLKDAKVDHPLSGAAYIFEVPRNGYYTIYAKNELVRDGKLFYKVAKLEYLNGRHGSEERYTQEVKRALYTDRTKIDLLRIKNDREESFFYRHAMGDELAFQALFKNSPLVDAEITVSTGSGWVKKIRTDEKGIARFTIIRDYFPEWNAFDKRHQGELLVTLTHAPRADETYILTYPVYFYPNSSDYESYGYALMLITLAFLISGTVVYRFRRNRTKPFSELRYEA; translated from the coding sequence ATGGTAGATTTTATAAAAAGAGACAAAAACGATCTTTTTGACAAACCTCTTTTGGGCTTTCTGTTTAAAAACAGAACCTTCTTAATGACGCTCAGAGTCGTCGTAGCGGCATTCTTCTTCTATGCGCTCTATTTCGGTTTTGCCCATCCGGGCAAAGAGAATATCTTTACGGGAGCACTTTTCTGGGGCATCTTCTGGGCACTTTTTATGGTGGCGACGCTGCCGAGCTTCGGACGGATCTTCTGCGGCATCTGTCCGCACGGTTTTTTTGGAAAATATATCACGAAACTCGGGCTTAAAAAAACGATGCCCAAATGGATGCAGAACCGCTACATCGGTATTCTTCTGCTCGTTATCGGGTGGTGGGGCATCTACTACACCTTCCCTTCGTTCTGGAAATCGCCGCTTGCGACAGCGGCGATGTTCAGCGGGATGACGCTGCTCGCTTTTCTCTTCTACTACCTCTACAAAGAGATGAGCTACTGTAAATATATCTGCCCTATCGGCACCCTGACCAGAGCGTACGACAAGCTCTCTTTTACAAAGCTGGAGACCTATACCGACAGCTGCAGTGAGTGCCGGACCTTTGAGTGCGCCTCGGCATGCCCGTACAACCTCAAGCCTTTCAGTTTTGCGAAGAAGAACCAGGCCGATGACTGTACGCTCTGCATGGAGTGTGCCGGGGCCTGTGAAGCGGTGAAGTTTTCGATCACGAAACCCTCAGAGCAGCTTTTCAGCAAGTTCAAGACCCTGAATGCAGAGGTATGGACCTACATCCTTATACTGGGTTCCATTCCTATCTCGATGAGTTTTGCCCATGGACTTAACCGAACCAACATCGCCGACACGATGATCTGGAACAGGACGGCCGAATACTTTGGGATGAGTGAATACGCGGGCGGATTCGCCTTTGGCTACGCGCTGCTGTTGACCGTCTTTTTCTCCATGCTCGGACTTTTTTTGGCATCAAAGACACTGAAAAAAGAGTATTCGACCACCTTTTCGACACTGGGTTACGGCTATGCACCGCTTTTTATTTTGGGCTCGCTGGGCCATACGCTGGGTAGCTTTTTTACACATGATTACCAGGAGATCGTAACCGGTTTTGCGCAGGCTTTCGGTTTTGTCGCAGAGGTCTCGCCGTTGGCACACCGGGGTGACGGCTGGCTCGGTTATTTCGGCCTGCTCAAATGGATCGGCGTTGTCTGGGCGTTTATCTTGATCTACAAACGCCTGAAACTGATCGAGGCTTCACGGGTAAGAAAGATATTCGGCTATGTTTTTGCCTCGTTACTGATCTTCTTTTTTATCGGTCTGAACGCCTACTCAGGTTATGTCTTCAAGACCTACGGCGCGAAACAGGGCGGACACGGAAGCCACGGTGCCAAAAGCACTATGCACGGCGGGACAAACCGAGCCAAACCTGCCGCGACAGCAGAATGGCCGGCCGTGAAGCTGAAAGATGACGCGCCGATCTACTTCACGCTGAGCGATCCCGCGCAAAAAGCAAAGGCGTATGGCGGCGGTATGGGATCACATGGCGCCGGCGGTAAAGGTGCCGTTCCGACAAAAAAATCATGGCTGGCGTACGGAGACGATCTCAAAGAGAAGAGAACGGTGCCGGCGACGGATATCGAGGTTTTTTACTACGATACGGAGCAAAATCTGAAAGATGCAAAGGTTGACCACCCGCTCAGCGGTGCGGCATACATTTTTGAGGTTCCAAGAAACGGTTATTACACCATTTATGCCAAAAATGAGCTAGTAAGAGACGGAAAGCTCTTCTACAAAGTCGCAAAACTGGAGTATCTTAACGGTCGCCACGGGAGTGAAGAACGTTATACGCAAGAGGTAAAAAGAGCGCTCTATACCGATAGGACGAAAATAGACCTGCTGAGAATCAAAAACGACAGAGAGGAGAGCTTCTTCTACAGACACGCCATGGGCGACGAGCTTGCCTTTCAGGCACTCTTCAAAAACAGCCCTCTTGTCGACGCGGAGATCACCGTATCGACGGGGAGCGGCTGGGTCAAAAAGATCAGAACAGACGAAAAAGGGATCGCCAGGTTCACCATTATCAGAGACTATTTTCCGGAGTGGAACGCGTTTGACAAGCGCCACCAAGGGGAGCTTCT
- a CDS encoding sulfite exporter TauE/SafE family protein → MQSMTFFSLFIVGLSYGSTACMFACMPFLTPLLVTNAESVKQSMRVILPFSLGRIFTYSVIAVLALGGAGFVKAVLDDNALFQGILGTVTLVMGLFMFYRVFYSKRKACTSNPTAPKKHTESLFGLFGIGALVSINPCAPVLTLVALSANSGSVLNAVGMGVSFGAGAVLVPFLFYGFFLSNVVRGLLTEFKRYTKGIEITAALLLTAVGILIVNGQIRL, encoded by the coding sequence ATGCAGAGCATGACCTTTTTCTCGCTATTTATTGTCGGGCTCTCTTACGGCAGTACGGCCTGTATGTTTGCCTGCATGCCCTTTCTGACACCTCTTCTGGTGACCAACGCAGAGAGTGTGAAACAGTCTATGCGTGTCATTTTACCCTTTAGCCTCGGCCGCATCTTTACCTACAGTGTGATCGCTGTTTTAGCCTTGGGCGGTGCGGGATTTGTCAAAGCGGTACTCGACGATAACGCACTGTTCCAAGGGATTTTGGGGACAGTGACATTGGTTATGGGCCTTTTTATGTTCTACAGGGTCTTTTACAGCAAGAGAAAAGCCTGCACCTCCAATCCAACTGCACCTAAAAAGCATACAGAGAGCCTGTTCGGGCTGTTCGGGATCGGCGCACTGGTCTCGATAAACCCGTGCGCCCCCGTTTTGACCCTTGTCGCATTGAGTGCGAACAGCGGCTCTGTTTTGAACGCTGTCGGCATGGGGGTATCTTTCGGGGCGGGTGCGGTGCTTGTGCCGTTTCTGTTTTACGGATTTTTTCTTTCCAATGTCGTGCGGGGGCTGTTGACAGAGTTCAAAAGATATACGAAGGGCATTGAGATCACGGCAGCGCTGCTTTTGACGGCTGTCGGTATTTTGATAGTAAACGGTCAGATCAGACTGTAA
- a CDS encoding TonB-dependent receptor translates to MNKKIYFSAVCALAINLSAADLGTIQVESSTIDDKLDTKTEVSSVAVISGEEVEEINPKTLGDILVGVPGVTLSNVGTAEVKIHIRGIDNQNYMGEKPGVAVVIDGVPVQETAGRINVDLDNIESIKVIKGGASYLYGNDALAGAIVITTKKPKGKSASKIEGELGSFNSKRVLATTNQSLGNSALQLQASYRDTDGYWDDAYSTIKSANGKYTYYIDETSDVTVGLDYTNRKTGDGNSVSGTIEAEENPKSAGEYSYTGYYDSDLIKAFASYSKDFGEESNLMLQLHKYRDDKSYKSARLKYDANEVWNQDGAKGEYRTVFGPLALMGGVDLQRNTTDELRYLAADGTLTSDYETKEAINAVYTELIYQLTESLTTTFNFRYDYIGQEYIDNTDSTNNVSPTYKVPSYRAGLNYALSGNNALYANFSTGFRTPTAYQMSVNNVALAADPALDIPSEIGVETTYNYELGARGSVSTLAYNASVYQLDRKDYIGRIAGNYITSDDENESNYDNVGDMRSRGFELSMNSDRSRMFSFDLAYTYLDAVFTRYVLSQQVTEDPDGPYRPLTAEYTRKDLSGNRVPRTSKHMIDFTLHYKPTEAALISAEVYAKSSYYADEVNEHEMPGYAVMNLRGEYRFNEMFEIFGRIDNLLNKNYYQFVNINSSALAEMETDATIRVAPPRAYYAGLRIRF, encoded by the coding sequence ATGAACAAGAAGATCTATTTTTCAGCTGTTTGTGCATTGGCGATCAACCTTTCTGCCGCAGATCTTGGGACCATCCAGGTCGAATCGTCAACGATCGACGATAAACTGGATACAAAAACAGAGGTCTCGAGTGTCGCTGTTATCAGTGGTGAAGAGGTTGAAGAGATCAATCCGAAGACCCTTGGTGATATTCTTGTCGGTGTACCGGGTGTGACACTCTCCAACGTAGGCACGGCTGAGGTAAAAATACATATCAGGGGTATCGACAACCAGAATTACATGGGTGAAAAACCGGGTGTGGCGGTTGTTATTGACGGGGTACCGGTCCAGGAGACGGCAGGTCGGATCAATGTTGACCTCGATAATATTGAATCGATCAAGGTGATCAAGGGCGGGGCGTCGTATCTCTACGGAAACGATGCTCTTGCCGGTGCGATCGTCATTACCACGAAAAAACCGAAAGGCAAAAGCGCTTCTAAAATAGAGGGTGAGCTGGGAAGTTTTAATTCAAAGCGGGTGTTGGCGACGACCAACCAGAGCTTGGGGAATTCGGCGCTGCAGCTCCAAGCGAGTTATAGAGACACCGATGGCTACTGGGATGATGCCTATTCGACGATTAAATCGGCTAACGGAAAATATACCTACTACATTGACGAGACCAGCGATGTGACCGTCGGCCTTGATTATACCAATCGAAAAACAGGGGATGGCAACAGCGTAAGTGGCACGATCGAAGCGGAGGAAAACCCGAAAAGCGCGGGAGAGTACTCCTACACCGGCTATTATGACAGTGACCTGATCAAAGCGTTTGCGAGCTACTCAAAAGACTTTGGAGAGGAGTCGAACCTGATGCTGCAGCTGCACAAGTACCGGGATGACAAAAGCTACAAATCGGCACGTCTGAAATATGATGCGAACGAAGTGTGGAATCAGGACGGGGCCAAGGGCGAATACCGAACGGTTTTTGGTCCATTGGCGCTGATGGGCGGTGTTGACCTGCAGCGAAATACGACGGATGAGTTACGTTATTTGGCTGCCGACGGAACGTTGACCAGCGATTATGAGACAAAAGAGGCGATCAATGCCGTCTATACCGAGCTGATCTATCAATTGACCGAAAGTCTGACGACAACGTTCAACTTCAGATACGACTATATCGGGCAAGAATATATTGACAATACAGACAGTACGAACAATGTTAGTCCGACCTATAAAGTCCCTTCATACCGCGCCGGACTAAACTATGCGCTCTCTGGGAACAACGCCTTGTACGCCAACTTCTCGACAGGCTTCAGAACACCGACCGCCTATCAGATGAGTGTGAACAATGTCGCTCTGGCAGCTGATCCTGCTCTTGATATCCCTTCGGAGATCGGCGTCGAGACGACCTACAACTACGAACTGGGGGCACGAGGCAGCGTTTCAACACTGGCCTATAATGCGTCGGTCTATCAGCTTGACAGAAAAGATTATATCGGCAGGATTGCGGGTAACTATATCACTTCCGACGATGAAAATGAGAGCAATTATGACAATGTCGGCGACATGCGAAGCCGGGGTTTCGAACTCTCGATGAACAGTGACAGAAGCAGGATGTTCTCGTTCGATCTGGCATACACCTACCTTGATGCGGTCTTTACCAGATATGTGTTATCCCAGCAGGTTACCGAAGATCCTGACGGTCCATATAGACCACTAACAGCTGAATATACGCGAAAAGACCTTTCCGGAAACCGCGTTCCGAGGACCTCCAAACACATGATAGACTTTACGCTGCATTACAAGCCGACTGAAGCGGCATTGATCTCGGCAGAGGTTTACGCAAAAAGCAGTTACTACGCAGATGAAGTGAATGAACATGAAATGCCCGGATACGCCGTTATGAACCTCAGAGGTGAGTACCGCTTTAACGAGATGTTCGAGATCTTTGGACGGATCGACAACCTGTTGAACAAAAACTATTACCAATTTGTGAACATAAACTCTTCTGCTCTCGCGGAGATGGAGACAGATGCGACGATCCGGGTCGCACCGCCAAGAGCCTATTATGCAGGGCTTAGAATCCGGTTTTAA